In Candidatus Neomarinimicrobiota bacterium, a single window of DNA contains:
- a CDS encoding energy transducer TonB yields the protein MIEQQYPHISVKLQHRRYLEIGAMVVLFLFTVVLFVFDKFEAEEFQEQAYVAPIENIEIPPETQQFDKPPPPARPSIPIESEDEEIDEDFTIEETDLEDFEILDEPPPPPESNVIFIAYDEPPEPMGGYAAIQQAVIYPEIAREAGIEGTVIVQATIGKDGRVKETIILKGIPKTGLDEAAMDAIKTIKWKPAYQRDKPVTVRISVPVVFRLKNG from the coding sequence ATGATAGAACAACAATATCCGCACATCTCGGTGAAGCTACAGCATCGGCGGTATCTTGAAATTGGTGCCATGGTCGTGCTGTTTTTGTTTACCGTAGTGCTCTTTGTCTTCGATAAGTTTGAAGCAGAAGAATTTCAAGAGCAGGCCTATGTGGCTCCAATTGAGAACATTGAGATTCCCCCGGAAACGCAACAGTTTGACAAGCCACCACCCCCTGCGCGTCCTTCCATTCCAATTGAATCTGAAGATGAAGAAATCGATGAAGATTTCACCATTGAAGAAACTGATCTGGAAGACTTTGAAATTCTGGACGAACCACCACCACCACCTGAAAGCAACGTGATCTTCATCGCTTATGATGAGCCACCAGAGCCCATGGGTGGTTATGCTGCGATTCAGCAGGCTGTTATTTATCCTGAAATTGCTCGCGAAGCGGGTATCGAGGGAACTGTTATTGTACAGGCCACCATTGGTAAAGACGGCCGGGTGAAAGAAACCATCATTCTTAAGGGTATACCAAAAACAGGTTTGGATGAAGCCGCCATGGATGCCATCAAAACCATCAAGTGGAAACCAGCTTATCAGCGTGATAAACCAGTAACAGTTAGAATTTCTGTCCCTGTAGTATTCCGTCTTAAAAACGGCTAA